The Primulina eburnea isolate SZY01 chromosome 13, ASM2296580v1, whole genome shotgun sequence genome includes a region encoding these proteins:
- the LOC140808608 gene encoding pollen receptor-like kinase 4: MKANIFFSLLSLAALWILPEQSIAEDGPGGGFLGYERDALLSLKQGFKNSFLDGNWTGIMCYMNDTPYWYGVQCINGRITSVSLEHMWLAGEIKKDSLANLTELTSLSFKGNSISGNLMDFSYNLKLRIIDLSGNRFLGEIPPSVVNLNSLESLQLQDNNLTGPIPGLNQSSLKTFRVSNNNLSGSIPDTETLQSFNLSSYAGNPNLCGPPTQTFCSTSDNLSGESKSENSDANNNSDNSSHFVAILVVADVIVLVVFLFLFIIYYKKYKKLKKELKIKNPHKDEEHDSTIIARSLEKKLHEGNRGKLVFMENDVTRFELDDLLKASAEGLGKGNFGNCYKANLEIGEAVVVKRLMDLKPLSGEEFVRQVKAIADQKHPNLLPLLAYYHSKDEKLFLYRFAANGNVYNRLHGGRGSRDRVPFGWSSRLAVARGVARVLEYLHQNTRSQTTVPHGNLKSTNVLLNENDEILVSDYGLTSLIALPIAAQRMVAYKCPEYLSHKRVSKKSDVWSYGSLLLELLTGRVPAHCAAPGIDGVDLCAWVHRAVREEWTAEIFDAEIAVQRGANQGMLKLMRIAIRCCEKSPEKRPDIGQVAAEVEKIKVAGDSDEEYSYSSLERSLTDDSYSVPPSQVSEEDRR, from the exons ATGAAAGCCAACATTTTCTTCAGTTTACTTTCCCTCGCAGCCCTCTGGATTTTACCTGAACAATCGATAGCAGAAGACGGCCCTGGAGGTGGTTTCCTTGGGTACGAGAGGGATGCTCTTTTATCACTCAAACAAGGATTCAAAAACTCGTTTCTTGATGGAAATTGGACAGGCATCATGTGTTATATGAATGACACGCCATATTGGTATGGTGTCCAGTGCATCAATGGTCGAATCACCAGTGTAAGTTTGGAACATATGTGGCTTGCAGGAGAAATCAAGAAAGATTCATTAGCCAATCTTACTGAACTGACAAGTCTCAGCTTCAAGGGGAACTCCATATCCGGGAATCTGATGGATTTTTCATATAATCTGAAGTTGAGAATCATCGATTTGTCAGGCAATAGGTTTCTTGGAGAAATCCCACCATCTGTCGTGAATCTGAATTCTCTGGAATCCCTCCAGCTGCAGGACAACAATTTGACAGGTCCGATTCCAGGTCTCAACCAATCATCCTTAAAAACATTTAGGGTTTCTAACAACAATCTTTCTGGATCAATCCCGGATACCGAAACCCTTCAATCGTTTAACCTTTCCTCCTACGCGGGCAATCCAAATCTGTGTGGCCCTCCAACTCAAACATTTTGCAGCACCAGTGACAACCTATCTGGTGAATCAAAAAGTGAGAATTCAGATGCAAACAACAATAGTGACAACAGTTCACATTTCGTGGCCATATTAGTGGTGGCTGATGTGATCGTTCTAGTAGTCTTTCTGTTCCTCTTCATCATATACTACAAGAAATACAAGAAACTCAAAAAAGAACTGAAGATCAAGAATCCTCATAAAGATGAAGAACACGACAGCACAATTATAGCCCGATCCCTGGAAAAGAAACTACACGAAGGAAACAGGGGGAAGCTTGTATTCATGGAGAATGACGTGACAAGGTTCGAGCTTGATGATCTGCTGAAAGCTTCAGCAGAAGGATTAGGAAAAGGAAACTTTGGGAATTGTTATAAAGCCAATCTTGAAATTGGGGAAGCCGTAGTTGTTAAAAGGTTAATGGATTTGAAACCTTTGAGCGGTGAAGAATTTGTCAGACAAGTGAAAGCAATCGCGGATCAGAAACACCCGAATTTGTTGCCGCTTCTAGCTTATTACCATTCCAAGGATGAGAAGCTGTTTCtatacagatttgcagcaaaTGGGAACGTCTACAATCGCCTCCATG GAGGAAGAGGATCCCGCGACCGAGTCCCGTTCGGGTGGAGTTCAAGACTTGCAGTCGCACGCGGCGTTGCTAGAGTTCTTGAGTACCTGCACCAGAACACCAGATCGCAGACAACGGTTCCTCACGGTAACCTGAAATCCACCAACGTTCTCCTCAACGAAAACGACGAGATCCTTGTCTCCGACTACGGCCTCACCTCCCTGATCGCACTACCGATCGCCGCACAGCGTATGGTCGCCTACAAATGCCCCGAGTACCTATCCCACAAAAGAGTATCCAAGAAATCCGACGTCTGGAGCTACGGCAGTCTGCTCCTCGAGCTTCTCACTGGGAGGGTTCCGGCACATTGTGCCGCTCCGGGAATCGACGGCGTGGACCTCTGCGCGTGGGTCCACCGCGCCGTGCGCGAGGAATGGACGGCCGAGATTTTCGACGCTGAGATCGCTGTGCAGAGAGGGGCGAACCAGGGGATGCTGAAGCTGATGCGGATAGCGATTAGATGCTGCGAAAAGTCACCGGAGAAGCGGCCGGATATCGGTCAGGTGGCGGCGGAGGTGGAGAAGATCAAGGTGGCCGGAGATTCGGACGAGGAGTACTCGTACTCGTCGTTGGAGAGATCGCTGACGGATGATTCCTACTCGGTGCCTCCGTCGCAAGTATCTGAAGAGGATCGgagataa
- the LOC140808747 gene encoding uncharacterized protein encodes MLGNQSGICSSDSKSSGGTSGVTFHSTKNGFKSNIDSEGSEFSASNSFFGNRSTPVYSHSLSFPLRDLTHSGNSLNLFENTSSTDFLYDDLPEIGCFDDADRIFRRSYSTFVLEASKEDELGWLSSEYDKGESGEALRSDFGFSCHDTSIRANVSENQGSSKSYTELSEAGILMKGVSCTQEKSHPSTSFVNGLGICDGKYCFIPEEQMNECKKQLKHMEEKRKEPNFGNGSNSCLGNLPYELNQLSSGTTSLQGLPI; translated from the exons ATGTTGGGAAACCAAAGTGGCATATGTTCGTCTGACAGCAAGTCAAGTGGAGGAACTTCAGGTGTAACTTTTCACAGTACAAAGAATGGCTTCAAAAGCAATATAGATTCCGAGGGTAGCGAGTTTTCGGCGAGCAATAGCTTTTTCGGCAACAGGAGCACTCCTGTTTATAGCCATTCTCTTAGCTTTCCTCTCCGTGACCTAACTCACTCAGGGAATAGTCTCAATTTGTTTGAGAACACATCTTCTACTGATTTCCTATATGATGATTTACCTGAAATAGGTTGCTTCGACGACGCTGACAGGATATTTAG AAGAAGTTATTCAACATTTGTTCTTGAGGCCAGCAAGGAGGATGAGCTTGGTTGGTTATCATCAGAATATGACAAAGGAGAGTCAGGAGAAGCGCTGCGGTCAGATTTCGGGTTTTCATGTCATGACACAAGCATCCGAGCAAATGTATCAGAAAATCAGGGCTCCTCTAAGAGCTATACTGAATTGAGTGAGGCAGGAATTTTGATGAAAGGTGTCTCTTGTACCCAGGAGAAATCTCATCCTTCTACATCTTTTGTGAATGGACTTGGCATATGTGATGGCAAATATTGTTTTATTCCTGAAGAGCAG ATGAATGAGTGCAAAAAGCAGCTGAAACACATGGAGGAAAAAAGAAAGGAACCTAACTTTGGAAACGGTAGCAACAGTTGCCTTGGCAATTTACCATATGAACTAAATCAGCTTTCTTCTGGGACCACTTCTCTTCAGGGGTTACCCATCTGA
- the LOC140808746 gene encoding uncharacterized CRM domain-containing protein At3g25440, chloroplastic produces the protein MRRCTIFSKIRLIPPIRSESVLQLLRPALNTSSSSCSQEPTLLIRYSGHFICESQKIYPWRKFLPQLSCGYLLANDSFGKRSYMFDHRNLSSRWQIARIMSDASVFELKTDGDVVRFDIGEPGGELGSRKKAKLKATQAKLSRKRKLNELRFYRLKAKKKMNSPNPEVRMRYKLEKAKRKEAWLIEKLRKYGVPKAPPETYDPEILTEEERFYLKRTGEKKKNYVPLGRRGVFGGVVLNMHLHWKKHETVKVVCKPCKPGQVHQYAEELARLSKGIVIDIKPNNIILFYRGKNYVQPDVMSPPDTLSKAKALEKYRYEQSLEHTSEFIEKLENELEEYHKHVARFKKDRSEEQHMMKTFGARVFEE, from the exons ATGCGTAGATGTACCATCTTCAGCAAAATTCGCCTGATTCCACCTATCAGAAG TGAGTCTGTCCTTCAATTACTCCGTCCTGCATTGAACACTTCAAGTTCTTCATGTTCACAAGAACCTACTTTGTTGATTCGATATTCGGGTCATTTCATCTGTGAAAGCCAGAAAATTTATCCGTGGAGGAAATTTCTTCCACAATTGTCATGTGGATACTTGTTAGCAAATGATTCCTTTGGTAAAAGATCCTACATGTTTGATCACCGAAATCTTTCTTCGAGGTGGCAAATTGCTAGAATCATGAGCGATGCTTCAGTTTTTGAGCTTAAAACAGATGGAGATGTTGTCAGGTTTGACATTGGTGAGCCAGGTGGCGAATTAGGATCTCGAAAGAAAGCAAAGCTGAAAGCAACACAGGCCAAATTGTCTAGAAAACGAAAGCTGAATGAACTTAGGTTTTACAGGTTgaaagcaaagaagaaaatgaatTCTCCGAATCCCGAAGTTAGAATGAGATACAAGCTAGAAAAG GCAAAAAGGAAGGAAGCATGGTTGATTGAGAAACTAAGGAAATACGGGGTGCCAAAAGCGCCGCCCGAAACCTATGATCCCGAAATAttgactgaagaagaaaggTTTTATCTGAAGCGTACCGgtgagaaaaagaaaaattatgttCCGCTTGGGAGACGAGGGGTATTTGGTGGTGTCGTTCTTAATATGCATCTTCATTGGAAGAAGCACGAGACAGTGAAAGTTGTGTGCAAGCCTTGCAAGCCTGGACAAGTGCATCAATACGCTGAGGAGCTTGCTAGGTTGAGCAAAGGCATTGTTATCGACATAAAgccaaataatataatattattttatcgaGGGAAGAATTATGTTCAACCTGATGTCATGTCACCCCCAGATACTCTGTCTAAAGCAAAG GCTCTGGAAAAATATCGTTACGAGCAGTCCTTGGAGCATACAAGTGAGTTCATTGAAAAATTGGAGAATGAACTGGAAGAATATCATAAACATGTAGCGCGGTTTAAAAAGGATCGAAGTGAAGAGCAACACATGATGAAAACGTTTGGGGCACGAGTGTTTGAAGAATGA